A genomic region of Streptomyces rimosus contains the following coding sequences:
- a CDS encoding family 2B encapsulin nanocompartment shell protein has protein sequence MPVPDRVPDRVPGSAVTESVHEPPADGALTSLSTQAARQLATTTKTQPQMQAITSRWLLKALPWVDVKGGTYRVNRRLQLRVGRGRVEFEHNGADDIRVIPRTLTELPALRGYADTEVLKELAGRFRVREVRAGQVLFEAGQPATEAYLVVHGRFARYAAGKYGEEEVVGVVTDGDQLGDEAIGRPDPRWLTSVRAETAGVLLTLPWDVIREFTDRVPSLAAHFTAYAERQRRPMNRRGEADVPVQAGHVGEPTLPGGYVDYDLTPREYELSLTQSVLRVHSRVADLYNEPMDQTQQQLRLTVEEIRERQEWEMVNNREFGLLHNVDYGQRISTYTGPPTPDDMDELLSMRRKTRLFLAHPKAIAAFFRQCNKRGLVPGTADVNGHQVPAWRGVPIFPCGKIPISETHTSSIIALRTGEADQGVVGLYQTGLPEEHQPGLNVRFMGIDQAAVINYLVTAYYSLAILVPDAAGVLENVQLGRTAD, from the coding sequence GTGCCCGTACCGGACCGTGTCCCTGACCGTGTCCCCGGTTCCGCCGTAACAGAGAGCGTTCACGAGCCGCCCGCGGACGGCGCGCTCACCAGCCTGAGCACGCAGGCCGCGCGCCAGCTGGCGACCACCACCAAGACCCAACCCCAGATGCAGGCCATCACCTCACGATGGCTGCTGAAAGCGCTGCCGTGGGTGGACGTCAAGGGCGGTACCTACCGGGTCAACCGGCGCCTGCAACTGCGCGTTGGGCGGGGGCGCGTGGAGTTCGAGCACAACGGCGCGGACGACATCAGGGTGATTCCGCGGACGCTCACCGAGCTGCCCGCCCTGCGCGGGTACGCCGACACCGAGGTCCTGAAGGAGCTCGCCGGGCGCTTCCGGGTCCGGGAGGTGCGGGCCGGGCAGGTTCTCTTCGAGGCGGGGCAGCCCGCCACCGAGGCGTATCTCGTGGTGCACGGCCGCTTCGCCCGCTACGCGGCCGGCAAGTACGGCGAGGAGGAGGTCGTCGGTGTCGTCACGGACGGCGACCAGCTGGGGGACGAGGCGATCGGGCGGCCCGACCCGCGGTGGCTGACGTCGGTCCGGGCCGAGACGGCGGGTGTCCTGCTGACGCTGCCCTGGGACGTGATCCGGGAGTTCACCGATCGGGTGCCGTCCCTGGCCGCGCACTTCACCGCGTACGCGGAGCGGCAGCGGCGTCCGATGAACCGCCGCGGCGAGGCGGACGTACCGGTGCAGGCGGGACACGTCGGCGAGCCGACACTGCCCGGCGGCTACGTCGACTACGACCTCACCCCGCGCGAATACGAACTCTCCCTGACGCAGAGCGTGCTGCGTGTGCATTCCCGGGTCGCCGATCTTTACAACGAGCCCATGGACCAGACGCAGCAGCAACTCCGGCTCACCGTGGAGGAGATCCGCGAGCGCCAGGAGTGGGAGATGGTGAACAACCGGGAGTTCGGGCTGCTGCACAACGTCGATTACGGGCAGCGGATCAGTACGTACACCGGCCCGCCCACCCCCGACGACATGGACGAGCTGCTGTCCATGCGCCGCAAGACGCGGCTGTTCCTGGCCCACCCGAAGGCGATCGCCGCGTTCTTCCGGCAGTGCAACAAGCGCGGCCTGGTTCCGGGGACGGCGGACGTCAACGGGCACCAGGTTCCCGCCTGGCGCGGGGTGCCGATCTTTCCGTGCGGCAAGATCCCCATCAGCGAGACGCACACGAGCAGCATCATCGCGCTGCGTACGGGAGAGGCCGACCAGGGCGTCGTGGGCCTGTACCAGACCGGCCTCCCCGAGGAGCACCAGCCCGGCCTGAACGTCCGGTTCATGGGCATCGACCAGGCCGCCGTCATCAACTACCTCGTCACCGCCTACTACTCGCTGGCCATCCTCGTGCCGGACGCGGCCGGTGTCCTGGAGAACGTCCAGCTCGGGCGTACCGCCGACTGA
- a CDS encoding DUF6790 family protein, whose protein sequence is MDTLPYAVQTTFPLLFMLVPALGALLSCRRRAPGRPAAEIWQRWWAVGALGIGSLWITLAFLAVPDAMADTIGFAHSPFQFEIAFANLGLAVLGFRGASASPRERLTSGLAAAVFLWGAAIGHVYQWFANGDHAAGNTGGILANDVLIPAVMIALAARDVRRAGPGRSHAARPAV, encoded by the coding sequence ATGGACACCCTCCCTTATGCCGTTCAGACCACGTTTCCGCTCCTGTTCATGCTGGTGCCCGCCCTCGGAGCGCTGCTGAGCTGCCGCCGCCGTGCCCCGGGCCGGCCGGCGGCGGAGATCTGGCAGCGCTGGTGGGCCGTCGGCGCCCTCGGCATCGGAAGCCTGTGGATCACGCTCGCGTTCCTCGCGGTCCCGGACGCCATGGCCGACACCATCGGCTTCGCCCACTCGCCGTTCCAGTTCGAGATCGCCTTCGCCAACCTCGGTCTCGCCGTGCTCGGCTTCCGTGGCGCGTCCGCGTCGCCCCGCGAGCGCCTCACGAGCGGGCTGGCGGCCGCCGTGTTCCTGTGGGGCGCCGCGATCGGTCACGTCTACCAGTGGTTCGCCAACGGCGACCACGCCGCCGGAAACACGGGCGGCATCCTGGCCAACGACGTCCTCATCCCCGCCGTCATGATCGCCCTGGCCGCCCGGGACGTCCGCCGCGCCGGCCCCGGCCGCAGCCACGCCGCCCGCCCGGCCGTCTGA
- a CDS encoding nitroreductase family deazaflavin-dependent oxidoreductase yields MPLEGVYEPSPAQWVRDQVELYESSGGTQGTTLWDTGLPVVILTTRGAKSGRLRKVPLMRVEHEGRYAAVASKGGFPRHPVWYFNLKSDPHVELQDGAVRQDMTAREVTGEEKVEWWERAVAAFPPYAEYQEKADRVIPVFVLEPGA; encoded by the coding sequence ATGCCTCTTGAGGGCGTGTACGAGCCGAGTCCGGCGCAGTGGGTGCGCGACCAGGTCGAGTTGTACGAGAGTTCGGGCGGCACGCAGGGGACGACGCTTTGGGACACGGGCCTGCCCGTCGTCATTCTCACGACGCGCGGCGCGAAGAGCGGCAGGCTGCGCAAGGTCCCGCTGATGCGCGTGGAGCACGAGGGACGGTACGCGGCCGTGGCCTCGAAGGGCGGCTTCCCGCGCCATCCGGTCTGGTACTTCAACCTCAAGTCCGACCCGCACGTGGAACTCCAGGACGGCGCCGTACGCCAGGACATGACGGCCCGTGAGGTCACCGGCGAGGAGAAGGTCGAGTGGTGGGAGCGCGCGGTCGCGGCGTTTCCGCCGTACGCCGAATACCAGGAGAAGGCCGACCGCGTGATCCCCGTCTTCGTGCTGGAACCGGGCGCGTGA
- a CDS encoding geranyl diphosphate 2-C-methyltransferase, with amino-acid sequence MTTAHVPTARPMPTQSTYQARVAEYWNTEENPVNLELGKIDDLYHHHYGIGDADRSVLDEPDPVRRRERITGELHRLEHAQAELLASHLGALSPTDRVFDAGCGRGGGSVVAHLRHGCYTDGATISAKQADFANEQARKRGIDDKVRYHHRNMLDTGFATGAYAASWNNESTMYVELDLLFAEHARLLRRGGRYVVITGCYNDAYGRASREVSLINAHYICDIHPRSAYFRAMARHRLVPVHVQDLTAATIPYWELRSQADHLVTGIEETFLTAYRNGSFQYLLIAADRI; translated from the coding sequence TTGACCACTGCGCACGTCCCCACCGCACGCCCCATGCCGACCCAGTCCACGTACCAGGCGCGCGTCGCCGAGTACTGGAACACCGAGGAGAACCCGGTCAATCTGGAACTCGGCAAGATCGACGACCTGTATCACCACCACTACGGCATCGGGGACGCCGACCGGTCCGTGCTGGACGAACCGGACCCCGTCCGGCGCCGCGAACGCATCACCGGTGAACTGCACCGCCTCGAACACGCCCAGGCCGAACTGCTCGCCTCCCACCTCGGCGCGCTGTCGCCCACCGACCGTGTCTTCGACGCCGGGTGCGGACGCGGCGGCGGCAGCGTGGTCGCGCATCTGCGCCACGGCTGCTACACCGATGGGGCCACCATCTCCGCCAAGCAGGCCGACTTCGCCAATGAGCAGGCCCGCAAGCGCGGCATCGACGACAAGGTGCGCTACCACCACCGCAACATGCTCGACACCGGCTTCGCCACCGGCGCGTACGCGGCGTCCTGGAACAACGAGTCGACCATGTACGTCGAGCTGGACCTGCTGTTCGCCGAGCACGCGCGGCTGCTGCGGCGCGGCGGGCGCTATGTGGTGATCACCGGCTGCTACAACGACGCCTACGGGCGCGCCTCCCGCGAGGTGTCCCTGATCAACGCCCACTACATCTGCGACATCCATCCGCGGTCGGCGTACTTCCGCGCGATGGCCCGCCACCGGCTGGTCCCGGTGCACGTCCAGGACCTCACCGCGGCCACCATCCCGTACTGGGAATTGCGCAGCCAGGCCGACCACCTGGTCACCGGCATTGAGGAAACCTTTCTGACCGCCTACCGCAACGGCAGCTTTCAGTATCTGCTGATCGCCGCCGACCGGATCTGA
- a CDS encoding family 2 encapsulin nanocompartment cargo protein terpene cyclase — protein MTTPATETATAFKLPGPPSLARARPTRRGGAVPGLRYRSVAPADPEKAAEIDRRLEEWARRLDLFPSKWSGDFTDFQVGRAVVLQHPAAADLERLTVAGKLLLAENIVDSCYCEEDEGKGGARRGLGGRLIIAQSALDPFHGTPETEEEWRQGVQADGPLRSYYWALKDYAALATPSQTVRFVHDMARLHLGYLAEASWAETRHMPRVGEYLVMRQFNNFRPCLSIVDAVDGYELPEAVYARPEIQRITALACNATTIVNDLYSFTKELASDPDHLNLPQVVAANDQCGLKAAYLKSVDIHNQIMEAYETEAAELAGTSPLVERYTRSLSDWVAGNHEWHATNSDRYHLPNYW, from the coding sequence ATGACCACACCCGCCACCGAAACCGCCACCGCGTTCAAGCTGCCCGGCCCACCCAGCCTCGCCCGCGCCCGGCCGACCCGGCGCGGCGGCGCCGTCCCCGGGCTGAGGTACCGTTCCGTCGCGCCGGCCGACCCGGAGAAGGCCGCGGAAATCGACCGCAGGCTGGAGGAGTGGGCTCGCCGGCTGGACCTGTTCCCCTCGAAGTGGTCGGGCGACTTCACCGACTTCCAGGTCGGCCGGGCCGTCGTCCTGCAACATCCCGCGGCGGCCGACCTGGAACGCCTCACCGTCGCGGGCAAACTGCTGCTGGCCGAGAACATCGTCGACAGTTGCTACTGCGAGGAGGACGAGGGCAAAGGCGGCGCGCGCCGTGGTCTGGGCGGCCGCCTGATCATCGCGCAGTCGGCTCTCGATCCGTTCCACGGCACTCCTGAGACGGAGGAGGAGTGGCGCCAGGGTGTGCAGGCCGACGGGCCCCTGCGCTCGTACTACTGGGCCCTGAAGGATTACGCGGCCCTCGCCACCCCCAGCCAGACCGTCCGGTTCGTCCACGACATGGCCCGGCTGCACCTCGGCTACCTCGCCGAGGCGTCCTGGGCCGAGACGCGGCACATGCCGCGCGTGGGGGAGTACCTGGTGATGCGGCAGTTCAACAACTTCCGCCCCTGCCTGTCGATCGTCGACGCCGTGGACGGCTACGAGCTGCCCGAGGCCGTGTACGCCCGCCCGGAGATCCAGCGGATCACCGCCCTGGCCTGCAACGCCACGACCATCGTCAACGACCTGTACTCCTTCACCAAGGAGCTGGCGAGCGACCCGGACCACCTGAACCTGCCCCAGGTGGTCGCCGCCAACGACCAGTGCGGTCTGAAGGCCGCGTATCTGAAGAGCGTCGATATCCACAACCAGATCATGGAGGCGTACGAGACGGAGGCGGCCGAGCTGGCCGGGACCTCCCCGCTCGTCGAGCGGTACACCCGGAGCCTGTCCGACTGGGTGGCCGGCAACCACGAGTGGCACGCCACCAACTCCGACCGCTATCACCTGCCCAACTACTGGTAG
- a CDS encoding MarR family winged helix-turn-helix transcriptional regulator, whose product MDEGLAELLHRVVMLMGEAARRRSGPDQRLSPSQLRLLGTLEEIQPATQHQLAEALAVSDPAISRALRPLEAEGYVTISVDPAHRRRRLVALTPTGQATFLAEGKPLEEELRTALLKADFPYDRYLADTHQLAALLTSTEPRRAATTRKANGAAEPD is encoded by the coding sequence ATGGACGAAGGACTGGCAGAGCTCCTGCACCGCGTGGTCATGCTGATGGGCGAGGCGGCCCGGCGCCGCTCCGGCCCGGACCAGCGCCTCTCCCCGAGCCAACTGCGCCTGCTGGGCACCCTTGAGGAGATCCAGCCGGCCACCCAGCACCAGCTCGCCGAGGCCCTGGCCGTGTCCGACCCCGCCATCAGCCGCGCCCTGCGCCCCCTGGAGGCGGAGGGGTACGTGACGATCAGCGTCGACCCCGCTCACCGGCGCCGACGCTTGGTCGCCCTCACGCCGACGGGCCAGGCCACTTTCCTGGCCGAGGGCAAGCCCCTGGAGGAAGAACTCCGCACCGCCCTCCTGAAGGCCGACTTCCCCTACGACCGCTACCTCGCGGACACCCACCAGCTCGCCGCATTGCTGACATCGACGGAGCCGCGGCGCGCAGCCACGACGCGGAAGGCGAACGGCGCAGCGGAGCCGGATTGA
- a CDS encoding serine hydrolase has translation MTAGPAVAATPSAARHQAATAGPTVHCTSKNPELARKLADDIAKALAGRKSMASLSFYDRPTATRCTFDPDKQYDSASVVKTIILGALLYQKGGTLTEAEDALARKMITVSDNDAATALWRRLSDLKDPKKPDPVKIQAFLDKAGMRETVPDKEGSWGLTQVTADDQAKLLRLLSGDDNSVLGAEARSYALGLMRQVQSDQRWGATAGAPADAVIQVKNGWLQRSKNPDVPEFDKGDWKVNSMAVLAGKGYDSGLVVLTENNRVPEGRPTEDGMNYGVETIEAISRAIYRDVYPGMEAYNPSGPAPAAAKPSAQPPVAG, from the coding sequence GTGACCGCGGGACCGGCCGTGGCGGCCACGCCGTCCGCTGCCCGGCACCAAGCCGCAACGGCCGGACCGACGGTGCACTGCACGTCGAAGAATCCCGAACTGGCCCGGAAGCTGGCGGACGACATAGCCAAGGCGCTGGCCGGCCGCAAGAGCATGGCATCGCTCTCCTTCTACGACCGGCCCACCGCCACCCGGTGCACTTTCGACCCTGACAAGCAGTACGACTCGGCCAGCGTGGTGAAGACCATCATTCTCGGCGCGCTGCTGTACCAAAAGGGCGGAACCCTCACCGAGGCGGAAGACGCCCTCGCCCGCAAGATGATCACTGTTTCGGACAATGACGCCGCAACCGCCCTGTGGAGGCGGCTGTCCGATCTGAAGGACCCGAAAAAGCCGGACCCGGTCAAGATCCAGGCATTCCTCGACAAGGCCGGGATGCGGGAAACCGTCCCCGACAAGGAGGGGAGCTGGGGCCTGACCCAGGTCACCGCCGACGACCAGGCCAAGCTGCTACGTCTGCTGTCCGGCGACGACAACTCGGTCCTCGGGGCCGAGGCCCGCTCCTACGCACTCGGCCTCATGCGGCAGGTGCAGAGCGACCAGCGCTGGGGAGCCACCGCCGGCGCTCCGGCCGACGCCGTGATCCAGGTGAAGAACGGCTGGCTGCAGCGCAGCAAGAACCCCGATGTCCCGGAATTCGACAAGGGGGACTGGAAGGTGAACAGCATGGCCGTTCTCGCGGGGAAGGGGTACGACTCGGGGCTGGTCGTCCTCACGGAGAACAACCGGGTTCCGGAAGGGCGCCCGACGGAGGACGGGATGAATTACGGCGTCGAGACGATAGAGGCCATATCGCGCGCCATATATCGAGACGTTTATCCCGGGATGGAAGCCTACAATCCGAGCGGCCCGGCTCCCGCGGCCGCCAAGCCGTCCGCGCAGCCGCCGGTGGCAGGCTGA